From Streptosporangiales bacterium, one genomic window encodes:
- a CDS encoding DUF3179 domain-containing protein: MDGQPASGSSSRRQFLKGAAVLAGAAGLAGAGVWRFAGGREPAATAPTATAQPWLDRLADNIVSGGPGKDGIPAIDEPRFVPARRTELLGADPVFGLAYRGVVRAYPQLVLVWHEIVNDRIGAQRLSVTYCPLTGSAFAVQGEAGTRPLTFGTTGQLVNSNLLMYDRETESQWPQLAGTAIRGRLRGHRLTTVPLLWTTWRHWRETHPDTVVLSTDTGHVRNYGDDPYGTYTPPGGYYTGDALLFPVLQESQRFRPKEVVVAVRLGDHTAAVRKQAIVRRRRIEFTLADVPLEAGWDDRLATARIRRIDGGSASAVDFFDVMWFAWYAFHPDTEVIG; this comes from the coding sequence ATGGACGGCCAGCCGGCTTCCGGGTCGAGCAGCCGACGCCAGTTCCTGAAGGGCGCGGCCGTGCTGGCGGGTGCCGCCGGCCTGGCCGGTGCGGGCGTGTGGCGCTTCGCCGGCGGCCGGGAGCCGGCTGCGACAGCGCCGACCGCGACAGCGCAGCCGTGGCTGGACCGGCTCGCGGACAACATCGTCTCCGGCGGACCGGGCAAGGACGGCATCCCGGCGATCGACGAACCGCGGTTCGTCCCCGCGCGGCGGACGGAGCTGCTTGGTGCCGACCCGGTGTTCGGGCTGGCGTATCGCGGGGTCGTACGCGCGTACCCACAACTCGTGCTGGTGTGGCACGAGATCGTCAACGACCGGATCGGCGCGCAGCGCCTCTCGGTGACGTACTGCCCGCTGACCGGCTCGGCGTTCGCTGTGCAGGGCGAGGCCGGGACCCGGCCGCTGACCTTCGGTACCACCGGGCAGCTGGTCAACTCGAACCTGTTGATGTACGACCGGGAGACCGAGTCGCAGTGGCCGCAGCTCGCCGGTACGGCCATCCGCGGCCGGCTGCGCGGCCACCGGTTGACCACCGTGCCGCTGCTCTGGACCACCTGGAGACACTGGCGCGAGACGCACCCCGACACGGTGGTGCTCTCCACCGACACCGGACACGTGCGGAACTACGGAGACGACCCGTACGGCACCTACACGCCACCGGGCGGCTACTACACCGGCGACGCCTTGCTGTTCCCCGTACTGCAGGAGAGCCAACGGTTCCGCCCCAAGGAGGTGGTCGTGGCGGTTCGGCTGGGCGACCATACTGCCGCGGTGCGGAAGCAGGCGATCGTGCGGCGCCGCAGGATCGAGTTCACCCTCGCCGACGTGCCCCTGGAGGCCGGCTGGGACGACCGGCTCGCCACGGCGAGGATCCGGCGCATCGACGGCGGCAGCGCGTCGGCCGTGGACTTCTTCGACGTGATGTGGTTCGCCTGGTACGCGTTCCACCCGGACACCGAGGTGATCGGGTGA
- a CDS encoding ATPase, translated as MLPPGADAGVSGRPHPSALVRRWWAGHRGTVTSVRIDLRVGGSWRYAMDAGGTEIVFRGEYREIVPGERIVFTEIYEAGPGATNEGPGVLCAYTLTPHAGGSTLTMLVDAPDQATRDAIVESGMEAGVQEGMDIAEELAVELAG; from the coding sequence CTGCTGCCACCCGGCGCTGACGCCGGGGTCTCAGGTCGCCCTCACCCCTCCGCGCTCGTCAGGCGCTGGTGGGCGGGCCACCGGGGTACGGTCACGTCGGTGCGGATCGACCTGCGCGTCGGCGGCAGCTGGCGGTACGCGATGGACGCCGGCGGCACGGAGATCGTCTTCCGCGGGGAGTACCGCGAGATCGTGCCCGGCGAGCGGATCGTCTTCACCGAGATCTACGAGGCCGGCCCGGGAGCGACGAACGAAGGCCCGGGCGTGCTGTGCGCGTATACCCTCACCCCGCACGCCGGCGGCAGCACGCTCACCATGCTGGTCGACGCGCCGGACCAGGCCACCAGGGACGCGATCGTGGAGTCCGGCATGGAGGCCGGCGTCCAGGAGGGCATGGACATCGCCGAGGAGCTGGCCGTCGAGCTCGCCGGCTGA
- a CDS encoding MFS transporter, producing the protein MMAGMRGLPAVIVSQLLLRVGAAAGALVVGSYFVELRARGVPVTALALGVLSGLTYLAELVFAPLAGSSSDRRGRRVFLVLAPFLAAVGVLLTPTGSLLDAVPPLALVLVVVAVARLVDGAGAAMAVPATLGLLADATDADRPRRGRQMSFYELASACGIAVGAAAGPLLWAGLGLWAFAAIAGAYLVAGTLVAVFRPGTGPYGGPRQAVASAVARGALRPAARAVPAGVGGGQRDPRHLGRGADHVPAHQRTAGTRAAVRRGAGGPRGPAVADPRRLRPAVRPVRRRVGVPCGPAADEAGAAGHPRRCRRRVRGTDRGQPRCVLGVRRSCSDGRHLPRGRVRAGRADLAGRGLRSVRRRPRRGDRCLLRRARPGVPAACGRTGVGGRAHRPTLLMPAQARWDGHRES; encoded by the coding sequence ATGATGGCTGGCATGCGTGGGTTGCCGGCCGTCATCGTCAGCCAGCTGCTGCTGCGGGTCGGCGCCGCTGCGGGCGCGCTCGTCGTGGGTAGCTACTTCGTCGAGCTGCGGGCCCGTGGTGTGCCGGTGACGGCGCTCGCGTTGGGCGTGCTGTCCGGGCTGACGTACCTCGCGGAGCTGGTGTTCGCGCCGCTCGCGGGGTCGAGCAGCGACCGGCGTGGCCGGCGCGTGTTCCTCGTCCTGGCGCCGTTCCTCGCCGCGGTGGGGGTGCTGCTGACGCCGACCGGGTCGCTGCTCGACGCCGTGCCACCGCTCGCCTTGGTCCTCGTGGTCGTTGCGGTCGCACGGTTGGTCGACGGCGCGGGAGCGGCGATGGCCGTGCCCGCGACGCTCGGGCTGCTCGCGGACGCGACGGACGCCGACCGGCCGCGGCGCGGCCGGCAGATGAGCTTCTACGAGCTGGCGTCCGCCTGCGGGATCGCGGTAGGAGCCGCGGCGGGACCCCTGCTGTGGGCGGGGCTGGGGCTGTGGGCGTTCGCTGCCATCGCCGGTGCGTACCTCGTGGCGGGCACACTGGTGGCGGTGTTTCGTCCGGGAACCGGCCCGTACGGAGGTCCCCGCCAGGCGGTCGCTTCGGCGGTGGCTCGAGGTGCTCTCCGACCGGCGGCTCGTGCTGTTCCTGCCGGCGTGGGTGGTGGTCAACGCGATCCTCGGCACCTGGGTCGCGGCGCAGATCACGTTCCTGCTCACCAGCGAACGGCGGGTACCCGGGCAGCGGTTCGTCGGGGCGCTGGCGGGCCACGAGGGCCGGCTGTCGCTGATCCTCGGCGGCTACGTCCTGCTGTTCGGCCTGTGCGTCGTCGGGTGGGCGTTCCTTGTGGGCCGGCTGCCGACGAAGCCGGTGCTGCTGGTCACCCTCGGCGGTGCCGTCGTCGCGTCCGGGGGACTGATCGCGGCCAACCACGGTGCGTCCTGGGGGTTCGCCGGTCCTGTAGTGATGGTCGGCATCTTCCTCGAGGCCGGGTTCGCGCCGGCCGCGCTGACCTAGCTGGCCGAGGTCTCCGGTCTGTTCGCCGCCGACCGCGGCGTGGTGATCGGTGCCTACTCCGTCGTGCTCGGCCCGGGGTACCTGCTGCCTGTGGTCGGACTGGCGTCGGTGGTCGCGCTCATCGCCCGACGCTGCTGATGCCTGCGCAAGCACGCTGGGACGGCCACCGAGAGAGTTGA
- a CDS encoding aminotransferase DegT has product MAYVVPYSGISNRMGEAEARAVLDALAQDTLAMGPHNAEFEGRFGELLGARHVQATSSCTTALFLAAQVLQLGPGDEVITTPQTFWVTTWPLQARGCTIRFADIDPDTLNIDPSTIEPLITERTRSIWVVHYGGQAVEMDPVMELARRYGLTVVEDCAHVPGATYKGRELGTIGDIGCFSFHSVKNMTTGEGGAFVTSDDTYAEMARDLGTIHVWGRTEERADPRIGPYGQPAYYRDAHVRTSYTRDYVDGNYLVGNNYRMSELSAALGVAQLGRLDELNDARRAIARRLDEGLAGVPGIGVQTERPHAPHIYHLYTLFYDPHVVGADKDDFIRHLQEVEGIEIVLRYFPIHLLAEFRALGHGYGECPVAERVYFDHQVQLPIYPHLTAEQVDHMIGAVRRAVKTLGSRRG; this is encoded by the coding sequence ATGGCATACGTCGTTCCCTACAGCGGGATCTCGAACCGGATGGGCGAGGCGGAGGCGCGTGCGGTCCTTGATGCGCTCGCCCAGGACACGCTGGCGATGGGGCCACACAACGCCGAGTTCGAGGGGCGCTTCGGCGAGCTGCTCGGTGCCAGGCACGTGCAGGCGACCAGCTCGTGCACGACGGCGTTGTTCCTGGCCGCCCAGGTGCTGCAGCTGGGGCCTGGCGACGAGGTGATCACCACCCCGCAGACGTTCTGGGTGACCACCTGGCCGTTGCAGGCCCGCGGCTGCACGATCCGGTTCGCCGACATCGACCCGGACACCCTCAACATCGACCCAAGCACCATCGAGCCGCTGATCACCGAGCGGACGCGCTCGATCTGGGTCGTGCACTACGGCGGCCAAGCCGTGGAGATGGACCCGGTGATGGAGCTCGCCCGCAGGTACGGGCTCACCGTCGTCGAGGACTGCGCGCACGTGCCGGGCGCGACGTACAAGGGCCGCGAGCTCGGCACGATCGGCGACATCGGCTGCTTCAGCTTCCACTCGGTGAAGAACATGACCACAGGCGAGGGCGGCGCGTTCGTCACGTCCGACGACACCTACGCGGAGATGGCCCGCGACCTCGGGACCATCCACGTCTGGGGTCGGACCGAGGAGCGTGCCGACCCGCGCATCGGCCCTTACGGGCAGCCGGCGTACTACCGGGACGCACACGTGCGCACGTCGTACACCCGCGACTACGTCGACGGAAACTACCTGGTCGGCAACAACTACCGGATGAGCGAGCTCAGCGCAGCGCTCGGGGTGGCGCAGCTCGGCCGGCTGGACGAGCTGAACGACGCGAGACGCGCCATCGCGCGGCGTCTGGACGAAGGGCTGGCCGGCGTGCCCGGAATCGGCGTACAGACCGAACGTCCGCACGCGCCGCACATCTACCACCTGTACACGCTGTTCTACGACCCGCACGTCGTCGGTGCCGACAAGGACGACTTCATCCGGCACCTGCAGGAGGTCGAGGGCATCGAGATCGTGCTGCGCTACTTCCCGATCCACCTGCTCGCGGAGTTCCGTGCACTCGGCCACGGGTACGGCGAGTGCCCGGTTGCGGAACGCGTCTACTTCGACCACCAGGTGCAGCTGCCCATCTACCCGCACCTCACCGCCGAGCAGGTCGACCACATGATCGGCGCAGTGCGCCGTGCGGTGAAGACGCTGGGGAGCCGTCGTGGGTGA
- a CDS encoding LLM class flavin-dependent oxidoreductase: MTVRVGLFLTNQNQPGSDLVRGLHDQLRLARAGRDHGWDSVFAGHHYLSESLSHIQPLPYLARLAAETGDMQVGIGINLLALQNPVDVAESYASLDIITGGRLVFGVGLGYRKVEYDAFGIDGGEKVRRFQENLRLVQELWTGDEVSADLPWCRLDGVRLNVLPVQRPRPPLWMAANSDPAVARAAKLADTWMINPHATVETIERQLGLFRETRAAEGKGEVTELPLMREVFCAPTRSAAEELARPWLERKYEVYAQWGQDKVITGEGSFERPYEDLARQRFIVGSPDDCLEALLKWRDTLGVDHFLLRTQWPGMPVEHALDSVDLLAREVVPTLRAA; encoded by the coding sequence ATGACAGTGCGCGTCGGGCTCTTCCTGACCAACCAGAACCAGCCGGGCAGCGACCTCGTGCGTGGGCTGCACGACCAGTTGCGGCTCGCGCGGGCCGGCCGCGACCACGGGTGGGACTCGGTGTTCGCCGGGCACCACTATCTGAGCGAGTCGCTTTCGCACATCCAGCCGCTGCCGTACCTCGCCAGGCTCGCCGCCGAGACCGGCGACATGCAGGTGGGTATCGGCATCAACCTGCTCGCCCTGCAGAACCCGGTGGACGTCGCGGAGTCGTACGCGAGCCTGGACATCATCACCGGCGGCCGGCTGGTGTTCGGCGTCGGCCTCGGGTACAGGAAGGTCGAGTACGACGCGTTCGGCATCGACGGCGGGGAGAAGGTGCGCAGGTTCCAGGAGAACCTGCGTCTCGTCCAGGAGCTGTGGACCGGCGACGAGGTGTCGGCCGACCTGCCGTGGTGCCGTCTCGACGGCGTGCGGCTGAACGTGTTGCCGGTGCAGCGGCCGCGACCGCCGCTGTGGATGGCGGCGAACAGCGACCCCGCCGTCGCCCGTGCCGCCAAGCTCGCGGACACCTGGATGATCAACCCGCACGCGACCGTCGAGACCATCGAGCGGCAGCTCGGGTTGTTCCGCGAGACCCGCGCGGCCGAGGGCAAGGGCGAGGTCACCGAGCTGCCGTTGATGCGTGAGGTCTTCTGCGCGCCCACCCGTAGCGCCGCGGAAGAGCTGGCGCGGCCGTGGTTGGAACGCAAGTACGAGGTCTACGCGCAGTGGGGTCAGGACAAGGTCATCACCGGCGAGGGCTCGTTCGAGCGCCCGTACGAGGACCTGGCGCGGCAGCGCTTCATCGTCGGCTCGCCTGATGACTGCCTGGAAGCGCTGCTCAAGTGGCGCGACACCCTCGGCGTCGACCACTTCCTGCTACGAACCCAGTGGCCCGGCATGCCGGTAGAGCACGCCCTCGACTCCGTCGACCTACTCGCCCGCGAGGTCGTCCCCACCCTCAGGGCGGCCTGA
- a CDS encoding substrate-binding domain-containing protein yields the protein MPAERYRRPTLDDIAEAAGVSRTTVSNAYNRPDQLSADLRAEVLRTAKRVGYAGPNPVARSLARRRSGAVAVLLDTNLSDAFSDPALSLTLDAFATVLAPDGHAMVLLPGRSGEAVADGDGNGGPDAEQTRGVQADLAIGCSLADEASALGIVRDRRLPLVTIDGPKRRGALLVGTDDRAGAAAAARHLVELGHRRIGILANRGATGTPGGRADLDLAARSPYRVDRERAAGYLDVLTAAGIPPADVPLQEASGTSRIDAAADAEALLSAEPQLTGLLCMSDELALGAVHAAQRLGRSVPRDLSIVGYDDTPAARFTEPALTTVRQDLAAKGRLAGELALRRLAGTRTAQPATLGVELVVRGSTGPAG from the coding sequence ATGCCCGCCGAGCGGTACCGCCGACCCACCCTGGACGACATCGCGGAAGCGGCCGGCGTCTCGCGTACGACGGTCTCCAACGCGTACAACCGGCCCGACCAGCTGTCCGCGGACCTGCGCGCCGAGGTGCTACGTACGGCGAAGCGGGTGGGTTACGCGGGACCCAACCCGGTGGCGCGCAGCCTCGCCAGGCGCCGTTCCGGTGCGGTCGCCGTACTACTCGACACCAACCTGTCGGACGCGTTCTCCGACCCTGCCCTGTCGCTGACGCTCGACGCATTCGCCACCGTGCTGGCGCCGGACGGGCACGCGATGGTGCTCCTGCCCGGCCGCTCAGGCGAGGCGGTCGCGGACGGCGACGGCAACGGCGGCCCCGACGCGGAGCAGACCCGCGGTGTGCAGGCCGACCTCGCGATCGGCTGTTCCCTCGCGGACGAGGCTTCCGCGCTCGGCATCGTCCGCGACCGGCGGCTGCCCCTGGTCACCATCGACGGCCCGAAGCGGCGCGGCGCGTTGCTCGTGGGCACCGACGACAGAGCCGGCGCGGCGGCCGCTGCACGGCACCTGGTCGAGCTCGGGCACCGCAGGATCGGCATCCTCGCCAACCGGGGCGCGACCGGCACCCCGGGCGGGCGGGCCGATCTCGACCTGGCGGCACGCAGCCCGTACCGGGTGGACCGCGAGCGCGCGGCCGGCTACCTGGACGTACTGACCGCGGCGGGGATCCCGCCGGCCGACGTCCCGCTCCAGGAGGCGTCAGGCACGTCGCGGATCGACGCCGCCGCCGACGCCGAGGCGTTGCTGTCCGCCGAGCCGCAGCTCACCGGCCTGCTGTGCATGTCGGACGAGCTCGCGCTCGGCGCCGTCCACGCCGCGCAGCGGCTCGGCCGCAGCGTTCCGCGTGACCTGTCGATCGTCGGGTACGACGACACCCCGGCGGCACGCTTCACCGAGCCCGCGCTCACCACCGTCCGCCAGGACCTCGCCGCGAAGGGCCGGCTGGCCGGCGAGCTGGCGCTGCGCCGGCTGGCCGGCACCCGCACCGCCCAGCCGGCCACCCTCGGCGTCGAGCTGGTCGTGCGCGGCAGCACCGGCCCAGCCGGCTAG
- a CDS encoding SDR family oxidoreductase translates to MGEHPVALVTGASRGLGAAIARTLARDGFAVAVNYAASEQAAARVRDEVLTAGGRAELFRADVTDDAAVERLHADVVETLGEVDVLVLNATGPQPDIALSDLRWRDMLDQLEFFVKSPLLLACAVVPAMRRQGRGRIVQIGSEVFELGVPGASAYVAAKGAQLGLTRSWARELAADGITVNQVNPGWIPTERHGDVPPAAADRYLADVPAGHFGVAQDVAEAVAYLASDRAAFVTGQRIPVNGGRTVT, encoded by the coding sequence GTGGGTGAGCATCCAGTCGCCCTGGTGACGGGTGCGTCCCGCGGGCTCGGTGCGGCGATCGCCCGTACCCTCGCCAGGGACGGGTTCGCCGTCGCGGTGAACTACGCCGCGTCGGAGCAGGCCGCCGCGCGCGTACGCGACGAGGTGCTGACCGCGGGCGGCCGGGCCGAGCTGTTCCGGGCCGACGTCACCGACGACGCCGCCGTCGAACGGCTGCACGCGGACGTGGTGGAGACGCTCGGCGAGGTGGACGTGCTCGTGCTGAACGCGACCGGCCCGCAGCCGGACATCGCACTGTCGGACCTGCGGTGGCGCGACATGCTCGACCAGCTGGAGTTCTTCGTGAAGAGCCCGCTCCTGCTCGCCTGCGCCGTCGTGCCCGCGATGCGGCGGCAGGGGCGCGGCCGGATCGTGCAGATCGGCTCCGAGGTGTTCGAGCTCGGCGTGCCGGGGGCGAGTGCGTACGTCGCGGCGAAGGGCGCCCAGCTCGGCCTCACCCGGTCGTGGGCGCGGGAGCTCGCGGCGGACGGCATCACCGTCAACCAGGTGAACCCGGGCTGGATCCCCACAGAACGCCACGGCGACGTCCCGCCCGCGGCGGCGGACCGGTACCTCGCCGACGTACCAGCCGGCCACTTCGGCGTCGCCCAGGACGTCGCGGAAGCCGTCGCCTACCTCGCCTCCGACCGCGCGGCGTTCGTCACCGGCCAGCGCATCCCCGTCAACGGCGGCCGCACAGTCACCTGA